Within the Glycine soja cultivar W05 chromosome 3, ASM419377v2, whole genome shotgun sequence genome, the region TTCTTCAACACAACTAAATAAATACGATGGTGCGAACCTAACTACATACTCAAAAGCACCTTCTATCCTCTGTTTGGTCACAATGTAGGGCTGTAGCGAAGATGCTGCTCATAGAAATTGATCAGCTGCAACATATGAAAAATACAAGGTTTGGGTGAAAAGAGGCCATAGCAACATTTTAACGAGGAATTGAGGAAATAATCAAGGTTTATGAACTTTTTGGTCTCTCATCTTTGTGGATTTCCATTTTCAGTTCCTCAAGTTTATTGACTGGATTTAGTTACTCAAAACTTACATCAGCAAATCAAAAAATTTGAGACTAAAAACAGAAATCCACAAAAGATGAGGGACCAAAAAGACAATACACCCGATAATTAAATGTAATAATGTGAAGGTATAGGATATTACAAGAAGTGGATTAAATGTTTTTAGATACTTGTTGTCAACCATCACTTCTGTTCCATCAGACCTACAAAGTTGACAAGATAAGCATTAGGTGAAGAAGCATGTTGTATGAATACTAAATAATTCATAGAAATTAGAATACACTCATGGAATAGACCTGCAAAGTCTTGATATAAATAAATGAGGTGTAAAGGATACACATTTAGGAACAAAATTGAATAATGAAAAGGAAATCCTAGGCTCTCCGAATCAAGTGATATATGCCAAAAGCAAACAGAATAAGCACATTTGCTCAATGACTTTGAACAAACTTATGTGGCAGTTAGAATCTGGATATAAATAAAAGCCTTTTGCTTCCTTTGTTGCTCTCCTTTATACAATCCAAGTTATTTATTagcttaaaattttcaatatagaTCAATCCCCTCCATGATAGTTGAATCAGGATTCAAATCGTGAATTAAATTGTATCGTGAATTGTAAGATTCATGGTGTCAATAATAAAACATTGAATATGCAACTAACAAAAGCATATTATAAAGCACATATTCATGAccaataactaaaaacataaactATAGGAGCATGTGTTCTGTTAAATCTGAGTTTGTGAAGCCTTTATTTTGGTAGAATACATGCATTAAATGAGTGAGCAACAGAATAAAGTAGTGCAGTAATCAAATAGGACAAGTTCAAGGTTATACATATATACAAAGAAAAACGCATGACTAGTTCTGAAAATCATAGCTGTCAATTGCACACAATAAGGCTGCAATCGTGGTAGCCTACAATATATACAACAAATAATGATCTATAATaaatattgtaataattaaatGGAGTTCAAGGTTATCATTCTTAGCGCAAATCATTAATAGGCAGTATGTATAAAATTGTGGCCAAAGTGTTTTCTAGAAGATTGAAGAAGGTCATGCCAACCATCATTGACAAACGCCAAACTGCTTTTGTTGAAGGGAGACATATGCTGCATAGTGTGCTTATAGCTAACGAAGTGGTTGATGAAGAAAAAGGACAAAATAAAAGCTGCCTTGTGTTCAAAGTTGATTATAAAAAGGCATATGAGTCAATATGCTAGGAGTTTCTCTTGTATATGATGAGGAGGGTGGGTTTCTGTCCTAAATGGATTACATGGATCAAAGGTTGCCTGAAATCagcttctatttctattttggtCAACAATGGAAGCCAACAGCTGAGTTCATTCCTCAGAGAGGTCTCAGGCAAGGGGACCCACTAGCCCCTTTCCTGTTCAACGTTGTAGCTTAGGGATCAACCGATTTGATGAGGAAAGCACAAGAAAGGAATCTATTTGAAGGCTTTAGGTTGGGGGTAATAATGTAGACATTAGCATATTACAATATGCAAACGACAATCTTTGGGACAGCGACGATGGAGAATGTCAAAGCAATCAAGATGATGCTGAGATGTTTTGAATTAATGTCGggattgaagattaattttGCCAAAAGTAGTTTTGGGGCATTTGGGACAACTGAACATTGGATTAACAATGCTGCCAGCTACTTAAATTGCAGAAGGTTGTCAATACCCTTTTCTTATTTGGGTATCCCTATTGGGGCAAACCCAAGGCATAGTGAGACATGGGATGCAATAGTtaaaaaatgtgaaagaaaattgtcaaaatggaaacaaaaatatcTCTTTTGGGGGAATACTGACTTTGATAAAGTCAGTCTTGAACTCAATCCCAATTTTCTACTTCTCTTTTTTCAGGGTGCCGAAGAAGGTGGTGGACGGGCTGGTAAAGCTATAGAGGTGGTTCTTGTGGGGAGGAAACTCAAATCACAAAAGAAGATTGCCTAGGTGAGCTGGGGAACAGTATGTATGCCAAAAGAGGCAGGGGGCCTGGGTATCAGGGATTTGAGGAAGTTCAACAATGCTTTACTTGGGAAATGGCATTGGAACCTGTTTCACCGTTAAGGTGAATTGTGGGCACATGTTCTGAATTCAAAATACAGAGGTTGGCAGAATCTGGATGAGACAAgaagatccaacagagaatCTATATGGTGGAGGGACCTAAGCTTCATTTGCAATTTGACGGAGGAAGGGAGCTGGtttaatagcaaaaaaaaatggaaaataggTTGTGATTCAAAGGTGCTGTTTTGggaagaagcttggaaggaggATGGAGTGTCATTGAAGGAGAAGTACCCAAGACTGTACCAGATTTCTCAACAACAAGAAGTTCAGCAAATGGAGATAACAACAACTACAGGTTAGGAATGGCAACTCCAATGGAGGAGGTTTTTTCTGGAAGGAGAAATAGTTGCAGCTGCAAATTTTATGGAGGATATACAGGGTTTGGTAGTACAAATGCAGCAACAAGACACTTGGACTTGGGGAGGGGATTCAATTGGGAAGTATTCAGTGGGAAATGCTTATACACTTCTCAACAAAGTCTTGTTATCATTGACTCGGGATGAAGTGTTTAAAGCAATATGGAAATTAAAAATCCCAAGTAAAGCCTCAATCTTTGCttggagttttttttatcagcaaaaatactaatatattagATATAAACATCGGTACAAGAGGTACTGTACAAAATACACATCAGCACCAAGATATGCAGAGGTATGGTATCCTAATACAAGTTAATTAACAAGAATTAGGCTACCATACATCTGACTGTAAACTTGGTATATAACTACCCAATATCTATAGCatgctccccccccccccattacAAAAAGCATCCCTGATATTACTGGACCGGTAATGGAAAGGTAAGTTGAATCCTTTTTCCAGGTTTTTAAACCATGTCCAACAAAGAAATATAGCATCCTCCATCAATTTGTTGGCATTGAAATTGTCATTTGAGAAGATAATCCTATTCCTATGGTGCCAGATGCTCCTAGTTATGGATATCCACCAACTCTGCCAACGCTGCCTCCTGATACCCGACAGCCTGCAAGATTAATACGAGATGAATTGCTTACAAGGAACAATTTAAGAAGAGGTGTGGAAATAAATGGTGCTAGCTGCCCATTTTGCAGAAGTCATGAGGAGGATGCATCTCACTTATTTTTTGGTTGTGATAAAATCTTGCCATTGTGGTGGGAGTCGATGTCATGGGTAAATATTGTGGGGGTCTTTGGTTGATTATTTAGTTTCAAAATATGCATTCCAAaacctttttttctcttatttggcTAAACTCCAATGCTCTAGCTTTGGCTTATGACATTACCACTAAACTCAACATTTCTCTTTATCCAAATCCTTATTATTTCCTTTTGTGACTTCTTTATTTGAACAGCTCCTTTCCTTACCAATGATGTTGATTATGGATATTACCACTAAACTCCAATGGTCTAGCTTTGGCTTATGACATTACCGCTAAACTCGACATTTCTCTTTATCCAAATCCTTATTCTTTCCTTTTGTGACTTCTTTATTTGAATGGTTCCTTTCCCTACCGATGATGTAGACTATAGATATTTTCTTTCCCAGTTCCACAATAGGACTGTTTTCCTTGCTTACTAGTGCCTAGTTAGAGATGGTGGAGTGAAGCAGAGCTTTAACCCTACCCTAACACTAGGTTATTTCCTTAATCAAACCAATTCTCAAACAAGCTAACTGCAATACAAGTCATGAGCAATAGCAAACCCAAGTTGGATGGGCTTGTCTTGGGCACTTGATGTTTGTGTGCGCAAACAACACTTCCGCACTCCCATTTCCCTTTCTTCGCTTCCCTTAGGACCCCAATGGAGCATTGTTAGGTCCTATCATCGAGTGGGGTCTCCTCAAAGCCCATCATGATCTAGTTGATGAACCATAGAATTTGAAGGAATgtgattcattttttaatatattttagcatTTGTGAGCATCAGATTCAGTTGGACAATCTTTTTCCCTAATAGAGGAATTGAAGACATCTTAGTTTCTCAACTACATCAATTTCCTCTTTTCTATCAAGAATTCACGGGCATAATAGAATTCAAGCATTAACTTGTAGCAAAAGGTCTAATAGAGGAATTGCACGCATAAAAAGGTTCTCTCTCAGAATATATAGGTCTGATCGTGGAACCTTTTGTATGGTGTCTTCTATTTTGTacttagtacctctggtactctaagttaaatatatataatattatctttgctgagcaaaaaaaaacttgtagcaaaaataaatataataataataataaaatatgcttCAACCAGTCAATAAATTTCAAGCTACATTAACATTTCTTTCTATATCAATCATATAGGTACAtgttttatcaattaaaatatacgTAAATGATGTTGCATAGCAAATATCAGTGCCTGGCCTCATTTATTAACCAGAAGCTTGATCAACTTTGTcactacaaaatttaataaaaagcagttataaggactaaaatttcatggaccaaaaaaaaatcattatttaagaatgGACATTCACAACTAAAGCTAACACTTTTCCATTTCTAAACAGACAGGGTGTATCACAGAAGAAagatatctaaaaaataaacataactaaaataataaacatgagTAAAAATCAATTATTCTTAGCAAGCATATTCTGAAAACTAAAGCACAATGAAATTTAGTGTTAATAGCAGAGTAACTTACTTTGAAGCCACGAAGGTTACTAAAACATCCTGCGTTCCACTGGCTACTGAAGCTGAATAGCCTACTGGCTTTATAATGTTTACAATATTGCTAGCAGGTCTGGCATGATTAGTATTACCACCACTACCAGCATCTCTTGTTTGTTCTGGCTCAGCTGTACTAACAGGCAAGCCAACTGGATTTTCTGTATTAGCAGGCTCATTAGCATATAATTCTTTCTTGAACCTCTTTACGGaaccacattttctccttttggATCCCCGGCAGCGGCCACTTGCATTTGTTTCCATGGAAACCCCCTTTGATTTAGCATCCATTTGATCGTTACTGCCAGAAGGCCCAGAACCCTTGGCTTCTGGAATCCGTATTGCAAGCCTGTCTGTATCATTCCCATTGGCAGTCATAGTTTTAAGCTCACTAAGCACAGGATCATAATCATTTTCCTCAGTCCTTTTAATATTTGGTTCTGAACCATTTGCAGACCTGTTAGCATTAGAGGGTGTGGCTTTTCTAAGACTGCTGCCTTCAGCACCATTTCCCACATCATCAGAAAACAGCACAGTACGAGGGAAGGCGGGAATATTAGGAAGGCTAGGATCAATAAGAGGAGGAGCTGACTGTGTATGGTTCTCAGCTGTACCAGTCGAAAAACGCCGAAGGCTGTAAGGAGTGGTAGAACGCTCCAGCCGCTTCTTGGGTTGAGTATGATGCACTACATGCTTGCGTTTGCGCTTCCGATGTTTGCCTGACTTCAAGCTTcaaaaccacaaaaaaaaaagtgaacagACAATTTTCACAACCTAGAAAATAAATCCAACCAGTTTCAGGTAATTATAATCTTTATACCTCTGTTTATAAGCAACCTACACACAATTGCAGCAAAACAGAACACAAATACAAACTATAATCGGAATTACGGAATATATGCCTTTTCACATCCTTACTCATAATTTAACACAAGGTccaaaaaaacgaaaaaattaTATGGAAGAGAAAGGGAATACCTCTCCTCAAAAGCTTCAACAACATCAGGAACAGACTCTAGATTTTCTGGAGGCTCCCATGTGTTGGCTGTCTCAGGCCACCCATTCCTTCAGtgataaacaaacaaacaaatcagcaaaaatacacatatagtTTTCACACTAGGCCCTTTACCCTTTGAGTAATGATATCCATACATTCACACTCTCTTCCAACCCATTGTCACATCCTTATCTTTCACCACACCAATTGTCACATCCTTATTTTTCATCACAACCCAGTCcagaaaataagaacaaaagacAAATGAGCAAAAGGGGTTACTCACCATTTGATTAAGTATTGCACCTGACCCTGTTATTTGCAACATTTGAAATCCACATTGTCATAAAGGAGaacccaaaaaacaaaaaacaagtcAGGCCAAGGAAGAAGAACATCAGCAAAAAGATCCCACAATCAGATATCAATTACATGAATCACACAACGTCATTCAGAAACAGGGTACCCCCAcagcagcaaaaaaaaaatactaggaaaaaaaatctctatTACAGATAAAACTAGACCAAAAACATAACTCGAAAAAAAATATCCCCATtacagataaaataattttaaaataaaaatacagacACAACACAACAAGGAAAAAAACATAACCCTCAAtcaccaaagaaaaagaaaaacaacaaaaggccTATGGGGAGGTTGGCTACATGAATGACACAACGTCATTCGGCAACTGGGCACCCCCCATTGAAGCAAAAAAATAACTAGAAAAAAAATCcccattacaattaaaaaaaaaaacacagacaAAACACAAATCAAGGAAAAAACATAACCCTCAATcaccaaagaagaaaaaacaaagactATGAGAGGTAGGCTACATGACCCCAttagaccaaaaaaaataagcAGAAAAAAACCCCCATTACAGATTAaactagacaaaaaaaaacacacacacacacacacacatacacacagacACAACCCAAcacaaaacaaggaaaaaacaTAACCCTCAATCGCCAAAGAATACGAAGAACAGCAACACAACAAAGCCTATGAGAGGTTAGCTACAAGAACAGGCACACCCATTAGACCAAAACAATaaccagaagaaaaaaaatccccaTCACGGATAAAGCTAggccaataaaaaaatagctaAAAAAACCCCATTACAgtggaaaaagaaacaaaatcaagaaCCACGAAATATAAAAAGGAGGGAACTTCTTTTTACCTTGCGCACCCTCTTACGACGAATAGCCTGAACCTCAAAGAAATTCTCACCAAGAACAGGAAAACCTTGTCGTCCCCCTTGAGCAACAGCAGCACCACcattttctccttcttcataTTCTTCCTCTCCCTCAGCataatcttcttcttcttctccttcatcatcacCCTCCACGTTGggctcttctttttcttcttcagttTTCCGCAACTGGGTACCCTCGTTTCCCTCAAAGTTTTGAACTTTCACACCAACACCGTCTCCAACACCCAAATCAGCACCATCAGAAGGAACAGAAGCACcaccagcagcagcagcaacatcGTTCGGAGCCTCCGAGGTAGCAGCCTTTCTCTTCCCACCACCACCCTTCATTGCAGCAACAATCACAACAAATAAAAACGTAACAAGAATCGAAAAGGAACAACCTTGAAAGAAActgtgttcttttctttctgttttagtttttttttttctttagctcAACAGAAACAGCCTCAGCTTGAGACAGAGGAGGAAGCACCAAAAAATGTGTACACTCTGAGGTGATGAGGTGTCAATCTAATATCAAAAAGTGTGATCCATCGCTCCGGTTTTTTATTTAACGCTTTTCTTCATTCGcccctttttccctttttcgtgcccttttttgtttaagattttttttccttttctatttcttttttattgtgggAGTTTTGGATTTTTGGTTTGGAgggttttgtaattttgtttccCTCCCTGCCCCGCCAACTCTTTTTCAACtatgtttctttgtttttttgcttcttctttttttctttttgttgccaTTAATCACAATATTCATCTTAGGTATTTTCTTTATGTGTATATTCATCTTAgatataataatgtatttttaatcgattattttattattaattttaatttactaaattttgtaatattatattaGGCATGTTTTTTAAGTAAAGTATATGGGTGTCGTAAATCATAGTATCATTTTCAATTCTTACTgatcaaacaaaaagaaacatttaaaaagaaaaaagaaaaaaagagaccTTCTTTATATGCAaaggaaatttttaaaattatttatatagataaaaaaatgtcttatattcttttaataattttcttactttttttaaaaaataaacatatatatatatataatgtattaaatatatattacaaaatgTGTAACTATTAAATAGGTAGACTttcattttgtgttttaataaggtattaaatgaatatatatatatatatatatgacatcataaagttattttataggagtgaaataattaaatttgaatcatataattaaatataaacgatcaaaatttaatataatatgatcacttaaaaaatagtgacttttttacattaaattttaattatttatgtataattatatGATTCAATTGTTGTAACTTATTTAAATACTAAATGACAAAAGAATTGTTGTAACGTATTAATAAGTAGTATGAAATCCTTGATAAGTCAATTGTCTTTATTCAACTCAAGGTTAATAAAGAAAACATTGaatggtttttttatttaacaattaaaagcATGAGCAAATTATGAATGacaagataaataattatttttgtctttaaatgTATAAAGTATTAACAAATTCTTCCTCGAAagattaatattcaaattttagtcccgaaaataaaaaaagcgcGACAAATTCATCCATATGTTAATTTTCGTTCATTACCGTTAACGAAAGAGCTTACGAGGCACAAATGGATGAAAATATCACAGAAATAATTGCCAACATAGCTACTGAATAAATTGaaccaaaatgtcaataagttTTCATTAGACCAAAATGTTAGTAAGTTTCTATTTGAGTAATTTGTCATACccaaaattttgtttcattaagaataaaatataatttaatttaatcttaatcTCCCCC harbors:
- the LOC114406394 gene encoding chromo domain-containing protein LHP1-like, giving the protein MKGGGGKRKAATSEAPNDVAAAAGGASVPSDGADLGVGDGVGVKVQNFEGNEGTQLRKTEEEKEEPNVEGDDEGEEEEDYAEGEEEYEEGENGGAAVAQGGRQGFPVLGENFFEVQAIRRKRVRKGQVQYLIKWNGWPETANTWEPPENLESVPDVVEAFEESLKSGKHRKRKRKHVVHHTQPKKRLERSTTPYSLRRFSTGTAENHTQSAPPLIDPSLPNIPAFPRTVLFSDDVGNGAEGSSLRKATPSNANRSANGSEPNIKRTEENDYDPVLSELKTMTANGNDTDRLAIRIPEAKGSGPSGSNDQMDAKSKGVSMETNASGRCRGSKRRKCGSVKRFKKELYANEPANTENPVGLPVSTAEPEQTRDAGSGGNTNHARPASNIVNIIKPVGYSASVASGTQDVLVTFVASKSDGTEVMVDNKYLKTFNPLLLINFYEQHLRYSPTL